The genome window TTAACCATTTATTTCTCCTATAAAAGTACTCGAAAAAAAGTATAGCGGAAAAAGCGCCGTTCTGATATACTTCCGGAACGGTGTAATATGAAGAAGAATGTTCTTATTATTGATGAATCCCCCTTGCTCAGGGAATACCTTAAATCCAAACTCCTGGAAAATGAATTGGATGTCGATGTGGAAACCGCCGGTAACGGCTTAGAGGGTGTATCAAAGATGCGGCTTGCATACCCCGATCTGATCCTTCTGGATTATCCTATGGGCAATAATGCGTACATGAATGTACTGACTGAAAAGAAAAACAGTCCCAATTCATCCAAAATTCCGGTTATCCTCATGGCCCAAAAAATCGATCAGCAGAAAATTCTTGCGCTGATCCCCTATGGGGTAAAAAAGGTATTTACCAAGCCCTTTAAGGTCGACGCCCTATTCAAAACCATCTCGGAGATCCTGGGGGTTAAATATACAATAGACGAGAGCCCGGGGATTGTGGATGCCCATGTAAATGATGACATAATTTTTATCGAGCTTGCCCATGGGCTCAACAATGATAAACTGGATGTACTCTACTACAAGATCAAGGAACTCTCCGAACTCTACGAAATTAAAATACCCCGAATGATAATCATGCTGAGCAACCTCAACCTTAAGGGCGCGGAGATCCACAAGCTGGAAACCCTGCTGAATCTTCTTCTTAAGGTTTCCAAAGCAAAACGGCGGAATTTGCTGCTCCTCACGAATGATGGGCAGATCAAGAAATTTGTCGCCGGTCAGCAGGAATATGCCGAATTCAAGATAGTTTCCACCC of Treponema primitia ZAS-1 contains these proteins:
- a CDS encoding response regulator, which encodes MKKNVLIIDESPLLREYLKSKLLENELDVDVETAGNGLEGVSKMRLAYPDLILLDYPMGNNAYMNVLTEKKNSPNSSKIPVILMAQKIDQQKILALIPYGVKKVFTKPFKVDALFKTISEILGVKYTIDESPGIVDAHVNDDIIFIELAHGLNNDKLDVLYYKIKELSELYEIKIPRMIIMLSNLNLKGAEIHKLETLLNLLLKVSKAKRRNLLLLTNDGQIKKFVAGQQEYAEFKIVSTLQEAMDFLYAGVKAPAPESATATVGETEGGAEAEVLEDIPDTEEPGHHILNAGDSRTAGDLLFRFDMESYGSMSPENLKAAIRNLRIAAVDDDAIILELIKNTFATVGARIKTYQSGTEFLNDPEKNLFDLVFLDLIMPEMDGFTVLKQLRDQNYQTPVIVLSAQSKREMVAKAFQMGVKSYLIKPINPDEVFKKTIEILKANF